AGCGGAGATGGAAGGCTCGTCCGATTGCCTTTCGCCTTGCCCGACCGTCATCTCAGGAACATTAGCCCAGTGTCCTCGTTTGGCGTCTATCACCCTAAATGAGGGACGTATCATGTCCGACAACCCGTTCGACACCAGCCGCGGCAATGGCGGCGAGACGCATCAGCATATTCCGGAAAACGGTCCGCACCCGGATGTCGACCATCTGACCACCAATCAGGGCATCCGTATTTCCGACAACCAGAACAGCCTGCGCTCCGGTGCGCGTGGCCCGACGCTGCTCGAGGACTTCGTGCTGCGCGAGAAGATCTTCCATTTCGATCACGAGCGCATTCCGGAGCGGATCGTGCATGCCCGTGGTTCGGCGGCACACGGCTATTTCGAGTTGACCGAAAGTCTTTCCGGTATCACCAAGGCCGATCTCTTCCAGCGCAAGGGCGAGAAGACGCCGGTCTTCGTGCGCTTCTCGACGGTCGCCGGCGGCGCCGGTTCTGTCGACACGCCGCGCGACGTGCGAGGCTTTGCTGTCAAGTTTTATACGAAGGAAGGCAATTGGGATCTGGTCGGCAACAACATCCCGGTCTTCTTCATTCAGGACGCCATCAAGTTTCCCGATCTGGTCCACGCGGTGAAGATGGAGGCTGACCGCGCCTATCCGCAGGCCGCCAGCGCCCATGACACTTTTTGGGACTGGGCGTCGCTGATGCCCGAAAGCACCCACATGCTGATGTGGGCGATGTCAGATCGCGCTATCCCGCGCTCTTTCCGGATGATGCAGGGCTTCGGCGTGCACACGTTCCGCTTCGTCAACGCCGAGGGCAAATCGACCTTCGTGAAGTTTCACTGGAAGCCTAAGCTCGGTCTCCAATCGACCGTCTGGGACGAGGCGCTGAAGCTGCAGGCGGCCGACAACGATTTCCATCGCCGTGATCTTCACGAGGCGATCGAAGCCGGGAACTTCCCGGAATGGGAACTCGGCCTGCAGCTTTTCGACGAGGATTTTGCCAGCAAGCAGCCTTACGACGTGCTCGATGCGACCAAAATCATTCCGGAAGAAGTGCTGCCGCTGAAAATCGTCGGCCGCCTTGTGCTGGACCGCAACCCGGAGAATTTCTTTGCCGAAACCGAGCAGGTCGCCTATTGCCCCGCCAATATCGTGCCCGGCATCGATTTCACCAATGACCCGCTGCTTCAGGGACGCCTCTTCAGCTATCTCGATACTCAGAAATCGCGTCTCGGCACCGCCAACTTCCACCAGCTGCCGATCAACGCGCCGAAATGCCCTGTCATGAACTTCCAGCGTGACGGGCAGATGCAGATGAACGTGCCGACGGGGCGAGCCAATTACGAGCCGAACAGCCTTGGTGCGCATGGCGAGGGAGGCGGGCCGCGCGAATGCCCCATCACCGGCTTCCCGACATTCAGCTCCGCGTCCGGGAAACAGGAGCAGGGTGACAAGCTGCGCATCCGCGCCGAGCTCTTTGCCGACCACTACAGCCAGGCTCGGCTGTTCTGGAAATCGCAGACTCATTCGGAACAGGCCCATATCGCCTCTTCCTTCGTCTTTGAGCTGTCCAAGGTCGGCCTGAAGCAGGTGCCACCACGCATGGTCGGCAACCTGCTGAACGTCGATGCGGAGCTCGCCAAACGTGTCGCCGAAGGCCTGGGCATCGAACTGCCGCAGAAGAACCCGGCCGCTCGCGAGCCGGTCGACATGGCTCCGTCGCCGGCGCTCTCGATTCAGAAAAACATGAGGCAGACGATCGAGGGCCGCAAGATCGGCATTCTGATCGCCGACGGCAGCGACGCTCATGCCCTGCAATCCCTGGTGAATTCGATTGAGGATGCGAAAGCCACGGCTTTCGTCGTTGCCCCGAAGGTCGGGAAGGCGAGGCTGTCTGACGGCAGCACGATCAAGGCCGACGGCCAGCTCGCCGGTTCTCCGTCACAGTTATTCGATGCGGTCGCAGTCCTCTTGTCCGGGGAGGGCACCGGAATACTCATGAAGGAAGGTGCCGCCGTGC
Above is a window of Rhizobium etli 8C-3 DNA encoding:
- a CDS encoding catalase gives rise to the protein MSDNPFDTSRGNGGETHQHIPENGPHPDVDHLTTNQGIRISDNQNSLRSGARGPTLLEDFVLREKIFHFDHERIPERIVHARGSAAHGYFELTESLSGITKADLFQRKGEKTPVFVRFSTVAGGAGSVDTPRDVRGFAVKFYTKEGNWDLVGNNIPVFFIQDAIKFPDLVHAVKMEADRAYPQAASAHDTFWDWASLMPESTHMLMWAMSDRAIPRSFRMMQGFGVHTFRFVNAEGKSTFVKFHWKPKLGLQSTVWDEALKLQAADNDFHRRDLHEAIEAGNFPEWELGLQLFDEDFASKQPYDVLDATKIIPEEVLPLKIVGRLVLDRNPENFFAETEQVAYCPANIVPGIDFTNDPLLQGRLFSYLDTQKSRLGTANFHQLPINAPKCPVMNFQRDGQMQMNVPTGRANYEPNSLGAHGEGGGPRECPITGFPTFSSASGKQEQGDKLRIRAELFADHYSQARLFWKSQTHSEQAHIASSFVFELSKVGLKQVPPRMVGNLLNVDAELAKRVAEGLGIELPQKNPAAREPVDMAPSPALSIQKNMRQTIEGRKIGILIADGSDAHALQSLVNSIEDAKATAFVVAPKVGKARLSDGSTIKADGQLAGSPSQLFDAVAVLLSGEGTGILMKEGAAVQWVMNAFVHLKAIGYTPEALPLLQRAGVELDEGVLALDGAFFEAAAKRYWYREPNVRMLA